Within Lytechinus pictus isolate F3 Inbred chromosome 7, Lp3.0, whole genome shotgun sequence, the genomic segment ACATTATGCAGTACTATCATGTGCTAATAATATAAGCTAGTGACTTTGAAGTCAAATAGGATGTCAATCGATTAACCATTACTGCTAAGAAATTTAACCTGTTGCATACTGGAATGGATTGTCCTTGTACAAAGCCTCTAAGAAATGAAGAATAGGAGTCAATGAGTTAAGTTGTTACAATATTATTTGCTATTAGGTTCCAAGTAAACCATCAAGCTATGTCAGCAGCACCCTAAAGCCTCTGCAAACATTCCTTGAAGACCACCAAGCCATTCTGTCAAGCAGCAGGAGAAAGGATTGGACTCTAGCTGTTATTTCAAACATCACAAAAGAGTAAGTACAAGAATGTAATTTGTTATGGTGTCCTTAAATAGATCACACCTGTGACATAGAAGAACAATGGTGGGTTGTAGCATTGTAATGTCTGTCTTTATTTACACTTCTACACTCCTGGTGCTCCACAATATAACATACCCTGTAGAATATAGCTTCACCATCTAGCTGCAAACCTATCTCTTGCATTTTAAGAAATTGTTTCTAGTCTGGTTTCTACTTACCCCTCACCCCAGCTGTGTAAAGTGTggcaaaaaaaatggaaaaactgtTCTAGGCAATACATCAATaagatgaaaaatacattttggtaCAAATATCAGGAAAATTCGGCTAATGATTTTCCagtcgtaattttttttttaggggggggggagggggatggggtaaatatttttttaagttttagtGCTTtcataatcaaaacatattagaTTTTTCATTAATACCCATTTCTAAATAGAGTATTACCTTTAATATCCAAGAGATTACATGTTTTTGGGGTGTGAGATTAAGTttattttaagaatgaaatgtgctaatagtttttttttgtccatCCAGGTATCTAGCAATCAGCACAGAACTCCTGACGTCAGTCAAGAAGATGGAAGATAGTTTGAAGAGACTCAAAGCTCTCAAGAAGACGGGTGCTACATCAGGGACCACACCTAACCAAGGAATGTCAGATGACGACAAGATCAGGTTGCAGCTAGCTCTGGATGTTAGGTTCTATGCTCAACAGGTATTCAGTTATTCTTGAAATGTATGACTTTAAGCAACCATTCTCGCCTAAAAAAATGCTATAAAAAGCTGAAGATTAATGGCAGTTGCCCAAATTCAGTGAATGCCATTCTTTGACTTTATTGTAGTGACCTTCTCATGATTTTGACATGCTTTATTTACCCTGGTGATTGCAAGTTAAGTGTTAAAAAGCATCAATCAGATTTCCTTTCTAAGCTCCAACACTTAAATGTGAGTTTATAAAAATGATCCAAACCAGTTACTGACAGCTCAGCACCTAGTGAGATTTGTCTCAGCACCAGCTTCATTTGAAGTTAGTAAgaatgtaataatttgctcaacaccaacaccaagctatcactgaacttgaaatcactcaATCTTGGTTGAACTATACTTCCCAGTGGCATGGTGTGAAAAGAGGGAGAACTTGCATTGATGAAATTTGGCCTGAACTGTCTAACAGAGTTTTGATTTGTAACTCATATTTGTTACCCCAGCTTAATTGCTTGAATGCATCATTGATTGATTACCTATTCATTTACTCACAGAAAGGAGATTTGTCTACTGAAATAGTGCACTTGGATTGGTCAAGAGTTAAATTCAAGTTTGTAACAGCATTACAACAATTTGttaataagaataaaaagtTTTACTGAGAACCTTTTGAGATTgcttcacattttttctttttctgtttcttttgtcACAGATTGATTCTCTTGGTTTGGTCAGTACAGAAATCTCAGTTTTCCAGGAACTCAGTACTTTGGTTGAAGCTACAGTGAATCAGTCGACATCAAGTTGAATTGTCTTACTGCAATATTTACCTATTCAATTCTTTATTATGTATTCATGGCACAAACTTCAATTAGATAAGCTTGAAGCTAGATTGAAACATGGACGAGGTTATGTTCAAATTCAGTGTTTTGGAACTTTCATTTGGAATACATTATAATGTGTCGACACCAGACATTTGAAAAGTTCTGGAAGTGCTTGCGATGCATCTTCATCCTACTATGCTATGCCAGGAATGAACATTCCTTAGCCCATTTGGGTTTATTTGGGCCATTGAAAGTGAGCCAATGGCCTATAATCCCAACGCTTATTGAATTTAGTCATAGTCTATGTCTGGACTATTGTTTGTGTACGGTAAATCAAATGTGCCTATAACTTGAATATCAACTGTTACATTTAGCTATCCATTCTTGAACCACAATATTAGACCATGAAACGAGAGATGAAAGTATGGGCCAATGACATTACCAATAAGGCAATGTGTCGATTATATGGAGCAATACATAAGGTCTAGTGGTCATAAAACTCATTCTTCCTGAGGTGATAGATAACACCCATCACTTTATGGTATTGAGTTATGCCCGGTTGACACTTGCATGCATTGTGGTGCCCGCATTACCCCGCATTGGTGCATACCAGTGTAGGACACTTTTTGGCACGACTTGGCCGTATCAGTACATGCACTGTCCCAACACGTTCACGACATGTTTCCGCATGCTTGCGCATAGTTCACTCACTGTCCCGACGTGCTTTCGGCAAATATTCTTGACACCTTATTCTGTGACATATCTAGCGcaaatttaaatattcaaacGTTCTGGTGTTGACACCCTCTACATTCGTTGATTATGACGACTTAAACCGATCACGTGGTCTGCACTCACAATTTTGTGCCCATCATTTGCAAACTATGCATGAAGTATGATTAGCTTATGCGCATAGTATGCGCGACCCTGTCTTGAACTAGTCGTGAATTGCATGCCATTACCCCTGGGGGTGTGCCTATTATTTTGATTTCGATGCCACACAGTGGCACAACTACGTTGAGTATAGTCCATGAAAACATGTTGAATATTTTGGCACGCACCTATCTGCAAGCTGGCACGCATAGTTCGTGCATTGGCCCGCATGAGTGCGTGCCCATGTGCAAACTAAGCGGGAACCACAATGCGTGTGTCAACCGAGCTTAACCCATGAATAGTAGACAGTGAATCTGTTTAATCTAATGTCTTTTGTACAGGGACTCCTTGGTTCCAGTGTCCTAATTTGTGTACATAAAATATCATTGAGTCTTCTAGAAATCTGCTTTACTTTACATCCATTTGACAATgcagaattttcatcaaaattctaAATTATAGAAtataaatgatttcatattttttcttaaaacaaGAGCAATGTAATGATAAATACAGAATAATACAGTAGTTATTGAATAAAGATGTGTAAATTAGGAATTGCAGTTGTCAATTTGCAGTAATACTTAATGCacaattttaatgtaatatattgattggtggtggtgatttttttacctgattgctaataaagcatgaatgcttgtaagcaagcaaccagaggaccgacggcttaaggtcccctccgaaggacctggtactgaggattaatgccttaccaaagggcactagcgcaccaagtgggaatcgaacccgggtcaccggaatacgagtcccccgctctaccgactgagctatcgcgcctccaatTATATATCAGGAATGCCactttttattaaaacataAGTAGGAATTCCTACCCATTCATCATTATCTTGGCTAAAGAAAACACACTTTTGTGTACTAAAGGGGTCCCATATAAAATGATTTTCCTATTGTTTTGGTGTCAATTCTAGGGTTCATTCTTTGGTTAGTGGTTCATAAAGCGGTTTGTAAGTTACACATGACTTACCGCACCACTgttgaccctttcttgtgctatataAGATTCTAATTTTGTATTCGTCTTTGTTTTGGTTGAAATCCAATCATTTTAGATAAGGTTCTCATGGTTAATAAGCATTTAACTTAgttttttatttgattgaaaCGTTCACTCGTATTATGTTAGAACCAGAGAAATTTGAAGTATATATGAGGTATCTATTTCATTAAGCATACAAAAATGGTCAGCAGTCATGCACAAATTAACGTATgaccagctttatgaaatgaacGCTAGATATATACAATTATTAGGATACCAAACTGAAGGAAagttttaatttgaaatttgtgTAATATCTTAATGTATTGCCCCCTCCTTCAATAATGTCAAGTGCTATGTAACtacaaaattaaattcaaaGTAAAGAAGTTTGCTTCTTGTGTTTTCCATATCGTTGCTGGGATGTTAAAAcctctcaattaaaaaaaaattgagggagCTCATAAGAagctgtatttaaaaaaaatatggcaatGATAGCCACCTTGTATTGGTGAAGTAGTCTCCTTATTCCTGTAGTGAAATTTTTTTAGGCCAAAAAATGTTGCCACTTATATCACAACTATAAAATCAAGCTTTTATTCAGCTGTCCTCCAAATTTGTAAATTTGAGTTACAAGGTTTTAACAGCTAGAAAGTGCTGTATGATTAAATTACTTAACTGTGAAAGTATGAATATTCTGCTAGGTTATGGCATACTTCAGATCTAGGCTtactgttcatcatcatcatttgaaaatgtaaaaaaatcttgcaatgtttctctctccctctctctcataACCTCATTCACATCAtttgtgaataaaataatgtatgttttgtattttctgACAACAGGAAATCAGGTATTTCTTGGAAATTATGTTGACAGAGATAGAATTTGTATTGACATTTTGCATGCATAATaaaggtttctttttttctgtaggCCTAGTGTATATTTGCCGTAAATGCCAAAATATTAAATGGTCAtattaaaattatttgtatCTACTTTAAGGCAATActtttatacttacagtttaGTTATAGATACTCATTGTGTATACTAACTTTTTTGTCCAACAATGCTGAATTAGAGTAGTTGtgtttaatatttcattatagGTAGTGCAATTCCTTATTCATTTCTTATGGTTCTTGgctatgtttttaaaaatttgtttcagaTCAAACATTCTCATGGCAATGTAATTCTATCAGCATTCACACTTTGTACTTTAGATATTCTCAATCAAATTAAAACTTTGtttatcattgatttttttatttcgataaatcttatttatagataaacattattgattataaatgtatatgtacatgaaataaatatacatcttgtaaaaaaaactatatgacaataaatatataattgaatGAAATCAAGAACTCTTACTACAGTACATGCTTATTTTTATTCATGGgttttaaccctaattctccggggggggggggggccataatggcccccctcAACAATTTTcacgatatatctgctgcgcaaattattttgacctcgccgctcactgactttttactttcaagtctcgcacaaattttgagaccaaatttgtgacgcctgggtacgcggttacgacattacgcaacattatgtaagtgcatgtcagatccaaaattgctcataaatgtgatttcatgtacaaattaaaTGCATATTGtatatttagccaaaattcataaatgtatcattatttctacttttactgattaaacttaatcaaTTTTGCATTGTTTATGATCCGAATTAAGTCTGGatcgatttccatcgaaaaaaacaataagtaaaaaaacaaagaaatacataaaatttaaaaaacaacaaaatacataagaaatcggtcttggtaccagaatttttttcattcacaattgttaggaatgctataaagaatattttcacccaaaaatagcattctaggagctttatttagtgaatcagagcaaaaagtatgatttcatgaataaattagcataattaattcatatgaaataaaaatatatgaattccgtgaaatttaccaatgcaactgcgtagattacgtcgtTCTCTACCattatgcaaattttcgttgtgatcgcgcaatccgcggctgagatcttgaggggggggggggccataatggcccccccccccccctgggaatgacaagaatcaaaataccccgggagatttagggttaagggATTTTTATATTGGCAagcttctattactactactcaGGGTAAGTGTGTGATGTGAATAAACAATATAACTtaggctggggggggggggggggggctcctaaagagaaaaatataacatttggtTTGATAATAAACATCATATAAGTTTGTAAGATCAAATCAAGGCACCTCAGCAAAAGCTACCTTTGCCTGTGTATTTCAGCAGGAATCTCTTGCCTTCCTACTCCTCCAATTTAAGCATATACAATAAGATTGGGTAATCTGGTGTGAAATTCTGCATATCTGAGAAGCTGCTAAAGCTgaagaatatgatttttttaagctACCTTAATGTGCAGATTGCAATATGGCCCTAAAAGCAACATTTTATTGTCAGACAAATATCCAAGCAAGAAGGCTATTTTGAGGGTTCTAGAAATTACCATCCTAAATCAACTTAGAATAAATTGTAAAATAACATactatttaaaattcaatgcaGCTGATTTGCAAAGTTGTGATGATTGACTCCGGTTTGAGCTCGGGGCACCAAACTATCACATGCTATTCAAACGTACATGTAGGAGCCAAAAAGTGTGAATGCTTTGTTTAGCCCAAGGTAACATTCCATGCTCAAGTGAgaattccataactttggctGATGGAGGCAATGTTTCCGAATATCAAGATAAATCTCAAGGAAGGCTGATGAAAAACCAGCCAATGTATCCAAGTCCTATCTCATATTTACAAATGGATAAGCTAATAAAACAAGGTGAAGATTAAAATATTAACTGATTAAATTGAGTAATTGTTTATATTCTTCTTAACTTATCATAAGAAAACACTGGCAGTGTAAACAAACAGATGTTTCCAATCAATATTTTCACATTcatcaatatgaaataaaataaaagcaatAGATCTATAATGAATGTGGAGTTCTACACCCCTTTCTTGAATTCACCTTCAAATAATCCAGATTGGATGCGGCTAAGAAGGCTCCCAATGAAAATTGACTATGAATTCAGAAGTAgtccaaattattttttctgaatgGGAACACACAACCAAATTTACAACTTGATATGGGAAAAGTCACCATCAGTGGTGTGAGTAAGgaaatctttaatttgatataccCTATGTGGTGTAAACAGTGAAATCTAAGAACTAGATACCCCATATCAAAGTGTCCTCATTTGTACAGGAGCAATACACAACTAACACATGTAGTTTTCCTAATTAAATGGCATAGTCTACATTACCAAAACCTCAACCCTAAATGGTATACATGTTGAGTGAGATAAGGCTACCCCACATGGCAATTACCGGCAAATGGTGCTGATGATATAATGCCTGGATGCTTGAAACAGGACCTTCTTGGAACTTTTTTCTGGAGTAGCAGACCATTTAGAGTTTTAGACACTTGGAGAGTACACCCCCCTGGACATTAGGCACTAAATCAAGTcatatgacaattttttatcttttaaatctGCTGTTCTCTATCAACATTATTTCAGTTTCTTCATGATGCAAAAAATAACTCTCGTAAAATTGACACTGCATGGTAAGCTGACAAGTCTATAGAACAAACATTTTCCAGTAAGTCAGATATTCTATTGTTTCTGCAAACAGTCAAATGATGCTATCTCATTGCACCACCTATACCATACAACATCCCTCTTTCTATTTCCTCCGCTGTGAGTGTCCCATGGATGCGTTCACACTTTGGGTTAAACACAGAGTAAGCGCTCTTTTCTCCTGGTTTCTTCTCCCCCTCTCCTCTAAGGTTAGCATAGATGATGTAGAAGAAGGAGAGAATGATGTAAATTGCACCGAAGCCAATGCATATGGATAGACCAAAGAGGGCAAGCCATAAGATGATTTTGAGTGCGAGTTGAAACGGGTCAATTGTGGAAGTTGAGTAAGGTTGGTTTGAGAAGCTCTGGAGAGTGACATCTGTCTTTGTATCTGTGGAATTTCCATCATCCtgccaagataaaaaaataaaataattgaacaaaattatatcaaaattacCAAGACAAGTCCCAGAATAGACAGGAATCgttgtttctggggatttattcaatattttactgtagttcagcagaacaaccaattTACAAGGACTGAAGCTTTAGTTTTTGACTAAGTCTAAGGCCTAGTCCCAGAACAGCCAATGATGAATCTTCATACATATTGCAAAAGACATAAACTTGACAGAGCATTTAAATagggattgattgattgaggtTTAACATCACTTCCAACATGTGTCATAAGTGCCTCAATATTATTCtgtaaaattatggtatggaagAACATGAGTCatgatcaatcaatcatcatGCGAGTACAATAGGTCTAGAAGAAATATAAACTTAAAATTTAAGAGATCAAGACAAGTATTGTGAGTGACTGTGAGATATATACCTTATTCAAGCTTGTATCATCATCTCTTTCCTCTCCACTCTTTATGTTTTCATCAACCTGTTGTTGAGACTTATGAGACTGAGAGGCATCCTTTTCTGTCACATTTTGTGAATGTGATGATGCATCCTCTTTGCGATTGCGGAAGAACAGACCCCCACCAAATCCAAATAATCCTCCCGAATTCGAAGTCCTTTCATGCCTTTCTTTGGCCTTTTTGGCGCGATAAGCAGCTAATTGTTTCTCCATATCTACGTGAATCTGGTGTTATTTGAATGGTCAACAAAAATCATTGATAACATTGCACTACCACGTAAGTACCACGGTGGGTTTGTGAATTGAACTTTGTAGGTGCCTGCATGCCAGCAGCTGACATTATCATTGATCAGTCGATATCAATATGTATTACGTGTATTTGGGAGCGTGGTCGAATTGCTAATCTGTGTTTATATTATTTCAACGATCGCTTCATTacttaattcatattttaattcttttgttTACTAAAAATTCTATCATATCAACAATTTAAAAATTTTCATGGtactaatttatttttataatttaaatttgggctaaaacactgaataaaataagaaatattcatATTACTTCAGCAAATTATTGTATAAGACTAACATGTCAGCGCCCATGTATTTTACCAGCTGGGATTTGAGGCGAGAAAAGACTGTGCTATGTCTGGATTTATTGCTGTTCATCTAGGTTAGATGTTATTAGGTGTTATCCcatgatttgtaaaaatatttcggCCACATTTTGTTTGACTTTTTTAGGAAATTCCAACTTTGGAAAGTGAAATTTATTGCCTGGTAGGCTaggccaacatgaagttcctcacacaaaTTTAAAGACAAAGTCATAGTCAGagaaataattcgctgccgatttcaaaacatcgcatgcggaTGCGATATGCGCGAGGTACCGGGTCCAgtccgagctcggaccctcgtgcatgcgatgttttgaaatcggcagcgaattatttatacgtgtgactatgaggaacttcatgttcgctctaaatcaccaattttgagactgatagaagcatggaaaagaagtgaaactttgtgtaaagtaagaataagatagttttaattgttaaattaaagatcgtgatgttgcatgaattttattttccccccataaaatcccaccttagCCTAAGCTAAGGCCCTAAAGTTAggctttgtcactcggaattatcaatatcattatcagatcgagttcacggtctcgaagttcgggtaggtggagcgtagtgtagcggtagtgaagtagagtggagcctgcacgaacttcgctcgaggtagctATCGGCCAGCTCAGAACGGGCCTGCGCTGCGGCTGAGGTTTGATTACCGTagctcaagtgatgttcgtgcaggctccactccactacCGCTACACCTACCCATagtgtagcagtagtgaagtggagtggagcctgcacgaacatcacttgaatTTGAGGTATGGTTTGATCTGATCGGTCGAAGGAACCTTCGCTTCGCCTTCGGCTCCAATCGAAGGGGCGTGGCGGTGTGTCAGTGTCTCGTCAAGATTGGAGGACTTGGACGCGGACTCGAGAGTCGAGGGAAAACTGTTTATCGACATTCTGTATTATCTTGGTTTATTGGTTAACTGCAGCCTCAGGATCAGGCACACTTCCACAGTTCTGGGAAATGGAAGCATGTCCTCATAAAACTAGACGCATTATATTAATTAAAGATTTGAATAGATTTTACATCTAGAATAGATCTAGACAGCTTTATTTAGGAAATTGGTATCAATGGAAAGTAGAGaaaatttctgtttattttgagttttgataggtctagatctagacctatttCGGTGATCTTACTAGATCTAGACCTTATGTCTATTTTCTAATTCATGTTgagaaaacattttttgaaaatgaaatagcatataatacaaacaaacataattatacacatGGACATTTACAGGATAAATGCCCTATAGATCTATTATGTTGAGTGTTTCACCATGGTAATGattattgatataataaaaaaaatcaattgctaTGATTTAgaattatctacatgtatttgtcattttacaggatgtcttttaaaaagaaattgaaaaattattaaaaaatagccattaaattttttttttaatttccatctTGATTGAAGTGTATTGTCCACATTCTTTTAGATGCATAAGCTTTCGTAGCAGACTGTTTTGGTGGACAATTTTGTCATAGATATTTGAACTGAAAAATACCCTTATGTAAGGCAGCTTGGCACATTGATTTTTCAGAACTGTGTATAAGTATGAAAATTCTCCTACCCAGGGGACTGTACTACACACCTGAAGATATAACTTGAGTGTTTTTATTCCTTATGAGTAATTCAcctgtttttattttacattttaggTGCAGGATATCATTCACCTGAGAGGAAATGTGAATACAATGATACTGTGAATAAAGCATGCCAACAGGTACTTATATCTTTGTAAACTTAACAAATGTCAGTGCTGTGTCTAAGGAATAAAGGCGCTGAGCATTCCTGATTGTGTTTTTTTAGAATGATGAGGATTAGTGATAATGAGTTTGTGGGATTCCTGCTGAAGAACAGAGTCTTGAACACAAGTCCTTACttgtaattttgaattttttgcttccatctggtagagcttaatgaggttcaccaaagttctacacagaattttgaaattttgactagaacaatttttatgctaatttatgcgaaattaatttatgcatatttttaaaaattcacataaaatgcttcttctttatttgttgaccgattttgattttttttcttccatctggtagagcttcataaggttcaccaaacttctacacagaatttttaaatctggagtagaaaattatttatgctaatttatgcgaaattcataaatcacagaaaatgcctcttctctatttgttgactgaatgtcaaaatgcttcttcgtcatttcaattctgtttgctttatatgatagcattaggtggggattcacaacttctacacagaattttgaaactcattaaatatgctaatttatgcgcatttttcaaaattcacaaaatatgCTTCTCCTTTatttgggcattttcacggtaactgacgcTACACTGCACAAttttttcacacctttcattgtgtgtatatctaaaacaacaaatgatgtgagtttgcttttgatatctagagttaataaagtgaaccttgctgtatactctgatactaagcaaaaatgtgtcagtaactgacattacgcaaaaaggacatgcaatttcaaggTGTTCAGTAaatttgaaatatctcatgtccctgagtagatagagtaataatttgaatatgtaaatatacctgcgttactaggttaagatgtgtcaaaatattaaacaattcgtttttgtcttttgggggctatgataatttttccacgaCCATGCTGGTAGCTGACATTACGGTAATTGACGtgacacttaatttgccataaagataacacatggaagccaaatgtgtggaatcattgcattgtatcttctgtgcagggcttcacatgaaagtgagcttgatgtggaagtatacccgagtttctaggaacatttcaatgaaaaaactttttctttttcttaattcctttctttgatttgaacatttttattattacttgtaggtaactgacaatacacattaacatttaccagtgctatgtgattttcaaaggcataattttcttggtacttatatgtaaagGCTTTcttaaatcataaaagtttcatcatacttcacattttaagttatcaaaagataaaaaaatgtatgttttacttgctcagggggggggggtcatagcagctacatgtattcctatagtaatttgatatttcattgacAGTACACCTGGATTTTTCTGACTGTACACCCATTTACatatcagttttatattgaaattttaaaccttttccttctccaacctccccctcccctcaaaaaatgcaaaatgaataagggtctccttcCCTAGgctacccctcccccgaatctcatgcagccctgcagttttattgatttctattctggtcagtgcaagcaatgcttgttcatatctgtcggatttcaattttcttcataatttgtttaataattctctttgctaatttcttttttaagcagtcaacaaaaataaactccagcttctaatctgaaactgaactatttgtaaattagaaaaataaagaCACAgctttagtagatccatgcaacattgatcagaactgtcaaatttcacttttcatctatacttgtaaaccaaaaacaaaaattgtatcacacattaacacactactaacaggtataaaaaccaggaatttactcaAAGCCTGGCAATGCTCAATAGAATCATAGGAACTAAAAAAAGGGGCCCTGGAAACCCCCATTCATCGCAATGTTAAGCTtatcaaatgttgcagatttaggcagtaggttgggaaaagtatcccctcccccca encodes:
- the LOC129265978 gene encoding SAYSvFN domain-containing protein 1-like produces the protein MEKQLAAYRAKKAKERHERTSNSGGLFGFGGGLFFRNRKEDASSHSQNVTEKDASQSHKSQQQVDENIKSGEERDDDTSLNKDDGNSTDTKTDVTLQSFSNQPYSTSTIDPFQLALKIILWLALFGLSICIGFGAIYIILSFFYIIYANLRGEGEKKPGEKSAYSVFNPKCERIHGTLTAEEIERGMLYGIGGAMR